Proteins encoded by one window of Streptacidiphilus sp. PB12-B1b:
- a CDS encoding alpha/beta hydrolase has translation MPRLMSRSIKRATLAATVVAVAGAVVAGQAVAAPTTATAPAHAAKQNPVVLEPAAQAFADAAAKNPPIYTLSYTAARKVLDAAQAGPVTEPAVDSSHRTLPVGPTGKVTVRIVRPKGATGKLPVVMYFHGGGWVLGDESTHDRLVRELAVGVHAEVVFVDYTPSPEARYPIAIEQAYAATQWVAAHGSEIDADGSRIAVAGDSVGGNITAAVTLMDKERHGPHLSGQVLFYPVTDANFNTGSYQEFANGPWLTRKAMQWFWNAYAPDPKTRDQILASPLRASLNQLKGLPKALVITDEADVLRDEGEAYAAKLRAAGDDVTAVRYQGIIHDFVMLNALAGTNAAQAAFAQADAFLTSDLHSTN, from the coding sequence ATGCCACGCCTCATGTCCCGCAGCATCAAGCGCGCCACCCTCGCCGCCACCGTCGTCGCCGTCGCCGGGGCCGTGGTGGCCGGGCAGGCCGTCGCCGCCCCGACGACGGCCACCGCCCCGGCCCACGCGGCCAAGCAGAACCCGGTCGTGCTGGAGCCCGCCGCGCAGGCGTTCGCCGACGCCGCCGCCAAGAACCCGCCGATCTACACCCTCTCCTACACCGCCGCCCGCAAGGTCCTGGACGCCGCCCAGGCCGGCCCGGTCACCGAACCGGCGGTGGACTCCAGCCACCGCACCCTGCCCGTGGGCCCCACCGGCAAGGTGACCGTCCGGATCGTCCGCCCCAAGGGCGCCACCGGCAAGCTCCCGGTCGTCATGTACTTCCACGGCGGCGGCTGGGTCCTCGGGGACGAGAGCACCCATGACCGGCTGGTGCGCGAACTGGCCGTCGGAGTCCACGCTGAGGTGGTCTTCGTCGACTACACCCCCTCCCCCGAGGCCCGCTACCCGATCGCCATCGAGCAGGCGTACGCCGCAACCCAGTGGGTGGCCGCGCACGGCAGCGAGATCGACGCCGACGGCTCCCGGATCGCCGTCGCCGGCGACAGCGTCGGCGGCAACATAACCGCCGCCGTCACGCTCATGGACAAGGAGCGCCACGGGCCCCACCTGAGCGGGCAGGTGCTCTTCTACCCGGTCACCGACGCGAACTTCAACACCGGCTCCTACCAGGAGTTCGCCAACGGCCCGTGGCTCACCCGCAAGGCCATGCAGTGGTTCTGGAACGCCTACGCGCCGGACCCGAAGACCCGCGACCAGATCCTCGCCTCCCCGTTGCGGGCCAGCCTCAACCAGCTCAAGGGGCTGCCCAAGGCCCTGGTCATCACCGACGAGGCCGACGTGCTGCGGGACGAGGGCGAGGCGTACGCCGCCAAGCTGCGGGCCGCCGGGGACGACGTCACGGCCGTGCGCTACCAGGGCATCATCCACGACTTCGTGATGCTCAACGCCCTGGCCGGCACCAACGCCGCGCAGGCCGCGTTCGCCCAGGCCGATGCCTTCCTCACCAGCGACCTACACAGCACGAACTGA
- a CDS encoding helix-turn-helix transcriptional regulator, with translation MYWEPGEFWEPGGQAASGDDAERRLLIADRLCQGSSALLEALCVLAGQQPLATVARVAAVPASARIFSLLLGLGLVVSVDGPQHTGSQQTGLIALARESDGRMVRGRLSPTRWRALHRAAAEVLEPRPALAHRALAADRPDPALAAALEEAALDGHAPDSEISMTTRQLLLWAADLSTERAERERRLLLAAMHDVYGERLSDGDLWARVEELPPSPLRYCALAGRALLEDRLGAAVDHLRAAGRAHDAGHTHLQLDAASDAASAAGAIATVEAAVACRTARGRAAIKAATRALDAGSCDAVQVRMAQRLLLAGRGYVDGPLAVLHALDGHAELADAGPSALRDSGLVLLRGESCLLAGELESAVRDLDGLVRLHDADPGHPDRLRALERLALAYVQLGDWQRADHALDRIDETGGDTVGQALRSMLSAVRGTGPAPRRGARLPASTATASADPDRPTIAAFADALALLAHRRHADILAAITWPPTGSVGQEDAPAKFAPLWLPVYAEALIETSTVEPTALAELHACADGLPYLRVAYHRLTGRAAELRRDPVAAGEAYQAALSAAEGCAQLPPLHRAQLDHAYGRFLCARGRTATGLARLQRAQDAFASLGALAFVRGCAEDRAAVTRAPAPCPDIALTEREATVAGLVVSGLTNRQVAEELRISAKAVEYHLGKIYRKLGVCTRRELRDVHGF, from the coding sequence ATGTACTGGGAACCAGGCGAGTTCTGGGAACCAGGCGGGCAGGCCGCGTCCGGTGACGACGCCGAGCGGCGGCTGCTGATCGCGGACCGCCTCTGCCAGGGGAGCAGCGCGCTGCTGGAGGCGCTGTGCGTCCTGGCCGGTCAGCAGCCCCTGGCCACGGTGGCGCGTGTCGCCGCGGTTCCGGCGTCCGCGCGGATCTTCAGTCTGCTGCTCGGCCTCGGCCTGGTCGTGTCGGTGGACGGTCCGCAGCACACCGGCTCGCAGCAGACCGGCCTGATCGCGCTGGCTCGGGAGAGCGACGGCCGTATGGTGCGCGGCCGGTTGAGCCCGACGCGTTGGCGGGCGCTGCACCGGGCCGCCGCCGAGGTGCTCGAACCGCGTCCGGCGCTGGCCCATCGCGCCCTGGCGGCCGACCGCCCCGATCCGGCCTTGGCCGCCGCCCTGGAGGAGGCCGCCCTCGACGGCCACGCCCCCGACAGCGAGATCAGTATGACGACACGTCAGCTGCTGCTGTGGGCGGCCGACCTGAGCACCGAGCGAGCCGAGCGGGAACGCCGCTTGCTGCTGGCTGCGATGCACGACGTGTACGGCGAGCGGCTCAGCGACGGCGATCTGTGGGCCCGGGTCGAGGAGTTGCCGCCGTCGCCGCTGCGGTACTGCGCCCTGGCAGGCCGGGCCCTGCTCGAAGACCGCCTCGGCGCGGCCGTCGACCACCTGCGTGCTGCAGGCCGCGCCCACGACGCCGGGCACACGCACCTGCAGCTGGACGCGGCTTCGGACGCCGCCTCGGCCGCCGGGGCGATCGCTACCGTGGAGGCCGCCGTGGCCTGTCGGACGGCACGGGGCCGAGCCGCCATCAAGGCCGCCACCAGGGCCTTGGACGCCGGGAGTTGCGATGCCGTGCAGGTCCGCATGGCGCAACGGCTGCTGCTGGCGGGCCGTGGCTACGTGGATGGCCCGCTTGCCGTGCTGCACGCCCTCGACGGGCACGCCGAGCTCGCCGACGCGGGCCCGTCGGCGCTCCGGGACTCCGGGCTGGTGCTGCTGCGGGGCGAAAGCTGTTTGCTGGCGGGCGAACTGGAGTCGGCGGTAAGGGATCTGGACGGCCTGGTCCGGCTCCACGACGCCGATCCCGGGCACCCGGACCGGTTGCGTGCACTGGAGCGGCTGGCGTTGGCGTACGTCCAACTCGGCGACTGGCAGCGGGCCGACCACGCGCTGGACCGCATCGACGAGACCGGCGGCGACACGGTCGGGCAGGCCCTGCGGTCCATGCTCTCGGCCGTGCGCGGAACCGGCCCGGCCCCCCGGCGCGGGGCGCGGCTGCCCGCGAGCACCGCGACCGCATCGGCGGACCCCGACCGCCCCACCATCGCCGCCTTCGCGGACGCCCTCGCCCTGCTGGCCCACCGCCGCCACGCCGACATCCTCGCCGCCATCACCTGGCCGCCCACCGGCTCCGTCGGCCAGGAGGACGCCCCGGCCAAGTTCGCGCCGCTGTGGCTGCCGGTGTACGCGGAGGCGCTGATCGAGACCTCGACCGTCGAACCCACCGCGCTGGCGGAGTTGCACGCATGCGCGGACGGCCTGCCGTACCTGAGGGTCGCCTACCACCGGCTCACGGGCCGGGCCGCCGAGCTTCGGCGCGACCCGGTCGCGGCAGGGGAGGCGTACCAGGCGGCCCTGTCGGCCGCCGAGGGCTGCGCGCAGCTGCCGCCCCTGCACCGGGCCCAACTGGACCACGCCTACGGCCGGTTCCTGTGTGCCCGAGGCAGGACGGCGACGGGTCTCGCCCGGCTCCAGCGGGCACAGGACGCCTTCGCCTCGCTCGGCGCACTCGCCTTCGTCCGCGGCTGCGCCGAGGACCGGGCGGCCGTCACCCGGGCGCCGGCCCCCTGCCCCGACATCGCCCTGACCGAGCGCGAGGCGACCGTGGCCGGGCTGGTCGTCTCCGGGCTGACCAATCGTCAAGTCGCCGAGGAGCTGAGGATCAGTGCGAAGGCGGTCGAATACCACCTGGGGAAGATCTACCGGAAGCTCGGCGTGTGCACGCGCCGGGAGCTCCGCGACGTCCACGGCTTCTAG
- a CDS encoding phage tail sheath subtilisin-like domain-containing protein, protein MPTYHSPGVYVEEVSSGSRPIEGVGTAVCAFVGFTERGVSNQPTLVTNWTQYTKAFGGFVDGAHLPQSVYGYFLNGGGAAYVVRVGAPEPLDASAAGGGTHDRADGGTDALGSAAGGELPAAGGGGRPALRARALEPGAAGNELSVEVTEAGEPGEELFRLVVRQGDREVEAFDNLSLRRGPRYAATVVKESSQLIALDEIKGAQTLVPAKGARVVLSGGASSSTVVAPAPAPAPITPADYVGDTADRTGFAGLEAIENVTMLCVPDLMAAYQRGAVDLDGVKAVQLAMIAHCELMADRVAILDAPPGLGAQQVRDWRMDVAGYDSKYAALYWPWIKVMDPVQGRPALVPPSGYIAGVWARSDETRGVHKAPANEVVRGVIDLETTLTRGEHDQLNPVAVNCIRAFPGQGIRVWGARTLSSDPEWRYLNVRRLFNFVEKSILDGTNWVVFEPNDRFLWGAVRRTITMFLRRVWRSGALFGRTPEEAFFVKCDEENNPPEDRDAGILTVDIGIAPVKPAEFIVFRVSQYSQGAALDE, encoded by the coding sequence GTGCCTACGTACCATTCCCCCGGAGTCTATGTAGAAGAGGTCTCCTCGGGCTCCCGGCCCATCGAGGGCGTGGGCACCGCGGTGTGCGCCTTCGTCGGGTTCACCGAGCGCGGAGTCTCCAACCAGCCCACGCTGGTGACCAATTGGACGCAGTACACCAAGGCGTTCGGCGGTTTCGTCGACGGTGCGCACCTGCCGCAGTCGGTGTACGGCTACTTCCTCAACGGCGGCGGCGCCGCCTATGTGGTGCGCGTCGGCGCGCCGGAACCGCTCGACGCCTCCGCGGCGGGCGGCGGCACGCACGACCGTGCGGACGGGGGCACGGACGCCCTCGGCTCGGCCGCGGGGGGCGAACTGCCCGCAGCGGGCGGCGGCGGCCGTCCGGCCCTGCGGGCCCGGGCGTTGGAGCCCGGAGCGGCGGGCAACGAACTGAGCGTCGAGGTCACCGAGGCGGGCGAGCCGGGCGAGGAGTTGTTCCGGCTGGTCGTCAGGCAGGGCGATCGTGAGGTGGAAGCCTTCGACAACCTGTCGCTGCGGCGCGGCCCCCGGTACGCCGCCACCGTAGTCAAGGAGTCCTCGCAACTCATCGCGCTGGACGAGATCAAGGGCGCGCAGACGCTGGTGCCGGCCAAGGGCGCACGGGTCGTGCTGAGCGGCGGCGCGTCCTCGTCGACGGTGGTGGCCCCGGCGCCGGCCCCGGCGCCGATCACCCCGGCCGACTACGTCGGGGACACCGCCGACCGCACCGGTTTCGCCGGTCTGGAGGCGATCGAGAACGTGACCATGCTCTGCGTGCCCGATCTGATGGCCGCCTACCAGCGCGGGGCGGTGGACCTCGACGGGGTCAAGGCCGTGCAACTCGCCATGATCGCGCACTGCGAGCTGATGGCGGACCGGGTGGCGATCCTGGACGCCCCGCCCGGTCTCGGCGCCCAGCAGGTCCGCGACTGGCGCATGGACGTCGCCGGCTACGACTCCAAGTACGCGGCGCTGTACTGGCCTTGGATCAAGGTCATGGATCCCGTGCAGGGCAGGCCGGCGCTGGTGCCGCCGAGCGGCTACATCGCCGGGGTGTGGGCGCGCAGCGACGAGACCCGCGGCGTGCACAAGGCCCCGGCCAACGAGGTGGTCCGGGGCGTGATCGATCTGGAGACCACCCTCACCCGGGGCGAGCACGACCAGCTCAACCCGGTGGCCGTCAACTGCATCCGGGCCTTCCCCGGCCAGGGCATCCGGGTGTGGGGCGCGCGGACGCTCTCCAGCGATCCCGAGTGGCGCTACCTGAACGTGCGCAGGCTGTTCAACTTCGTGGAGAAGTCCATCCTCGACGGCACCAACTGGGTGGTGTTCGAGCCCAACGACCGCTTTCTGTGGGGTGCGGTGCGCCGCACCATCACCATGTTCCTGCGCCGGGTTTGGCGCAGCGGGGCGCTGTTCGGCCGTACCCCGGAGGAGGCGTTCTTCGTCAAGTGCGACGAGGAGAACAACCCTCCGGAGGACCGGGACGCGGGCATCCTCACCGTCGACATCGGCATCGCCCCGGTCAAGCCGGCGGAGTTCATCGTCTTCCGGGTCTCGCAGTACTCGCAGGGCGCGGCGCTGGACGAGTGA
- a CDS encoding phage tail protein → MSSPSFPNATTAQPFSTVASAPIFVVSSNIQITGGYQLQNIAFQELAGINSEINIEQYVSVDAAGFVNHTKQFGLTRPPTVTLKRGLDNSLTLWAWHQMALGGDPGARAQYLSLDIFGGGRGSIQHQQPLMSYTLINAWCAKINISSARAGEGVVTEDVTIACDMITQGDGGG, encoded by the coding sequence ATGTCGAGTCCGAGCTTCCCCAACGCAACCACCGCGCAGCCGTTCTCCACCGTGGCGTCCGCGCCGATCTTCGTGGTCTCCTCGAACATCCAGATCACCGGCGGTTACCAGCTGCAGAACATCGCCTTCCAGGAACTCGCCGGCATCAACAGCGAGATCAACATCGAGCAGTACGTGTCGGTGGACGCGGCCGGATTCGTCAACCACACCAAGCAGTTCGGCCTGACCAGGCCGCCGACGGTGACGCTCAAGCGCGGCCTGGACAACAGCCTGACGCTGTGGGCGTGGCACCAGATGGCCCTCGGCGGCGATCCCGGCGCCCGCGCCCAGTACCTGAGCCTGGACATCTTCGGCGGCGGGCGCGGCAGCATCCAGCACCAGCAACCGTTGATGAGCTACACGCTCATCAACGCCTGGTGCGCAAAGATCAACATCTCCTCGGCCAGGGCCGGTGAGGGAGTGGTCACCGAGGACGTCACCATCGCCTGCGACATGATCACCCAGGGTGACGGCGGCGGCTGA
- a CDS encoding phage tail protein, with product MAGQMAVASGNPTVMSASTFVIQVDGIQVATFSELSGINTEVESVEYISTGPGGIVHTKQYGKTKPPTVTLKRGLDTQTYMWSWHQAVLQGEPTARKTCSLQLFAASQSPRSGQPIITYILENAWPSRLEIGGMKAGATEVVTETVVLHCDQILMQPAG from the coding sequence GTGGCAGGCCAGATGGCGGTCGCCAGCGGCAACCCGACGGTGATGAGCGCGTCGACCTTCGTGATCCAGGTGGACGGGATCCAGGTCGCCACGTTCAGCGAACTGTCCGGGATCAACACCGAGGTCGAATCGGTGGAGTACATCTCCACCGGCCCCGGGGGAATCGTGCACACCAAGCAGTACGGCAAGACCAAACCGCCGACGGTCACGCTCAAGCGCGGCCTCGACACGCAGACGTACATGTGGTCCTGGCACCAGGCCGTGCTCCAGGGCGAGCCCACGGCCCGCAAGACCTGCTCACTGCAGCTGTTCGCGGCCTCGCAGTCGCCGAGGTCGGGGCAGCCGATCATCACCTACATCCTGGAGAACGCCTGGCCGTCGCGGCTGGAGATCGGCGGGATGAAGGCCGGCGCGACCGAAGTGGTGACCGAGACCGTGGTGCTGCACTGCGACCAGATCCTGATGCAGCCGGCCGGATGA
- a CDS encoding phage tail assembly protein, producing MLTHPSAADIDGAPPGSSGMVTRYPFVLPRGYLDDQGRVHREGVMRLATARDEIASQSDPRVRQNPAYLSVLLLARTVTRIGSAPGVDHLVIEGLFASDLAFLQDLYRRINQDGHTEADVACPACGHGFAVDIAGDAPGES from the coding sequence ATGCTGACGCACCCGTCCGCCGCCGACATCGACGGCGCGCCGCCCGGCTCGTCCGGGATGGTGACCCGCTACCCGTTCGTGCTGCCCAGGGGCTATCTGGACGATCAGGGCCGGGTGCACCGGGAGGGAGTGATGCGCCTGGCCACGGCGCGCGACGAGATCGCCAGCCAGAGCGATCCACGGGTCAGGCAGAATCCGGCCTACCTCAGCGTGCTGCTGCTGGCCCGGACGGTGACCAGGATCGGCTCCGCGCCGGGCGTGGACCACCTGGTGATCGAGGGCCTGTTCGCCTCGGATCTCGCATTCCTGCAGGACCTCTACCGGCGGATCAACCAGGACGGCCATACCGAGGCGGACGTCGCCTGCCCGGCGTGCGGACACGGATTCGCGGTGGACATCGCCGGTGATGCCCCGGGGGAATCCTGA
- a CDS encoding DUF6760 family protein, translated as MTYTADRLWEEAVYLAYYLHWPLREILDLEHPDRARVIEEIGRIHGRLDSGAAEPAFQPWPP; from the coding sequence CTGACGTACACGGCCGACCGCCTCTGGGAGGAGGCCGTGTACCTCGCGTACTACCTGCACTGGCCGCTACGGGAGATCCTCGACCTCGAACATCCGGACCGAGCACGGGTGATCGAGGAGATCGGCCGCATCCACGGCCGCCTCGACAGCGGCGCGGCAGAACCCGCCTTCCAGCCCTGGCCCCCGTGA
- a CDS encoding DUF4157 domain-containing protein translates to MRWLPRRRHRETRDARPDLGLPPGPAPWRRLPPLAPTVQRPPLTAAASMGVFAAERVRPLIHPPERARRAPRPAVSPAVSPAVSPAVGPAVRQGTDDTGGTAVEPLTGRVTGLVAVRTEAAPQPVRPSEPRPVAPPLGRARTRRQEPVPDRPAMPATPPAAPRLAPRVLDAPGPRPSLLQATDAYLGDPLPEPAPAAPATAAAPAPAPDSDWLRMIESYRPPWASAASAPVPRAGGLPIPEAGASWSSEAVAAPPPLPAAEARPEAPRPTRRASLAESRRLGLGTPLRRPTPPDAGPAQADPPRPPSPEAEAEASTDADADADADRPPHQPPAPEAPGLGLADPIDRPPVRPSTGAPPAPRSARRRTPPAPAEPEPVPPVPAAEPDAPTEPSASTEAAVCPAAPLPAVPVYRFAPGTRTRTSPLRLRPRPQNARVEPGQAPTTAPPGPVQTPPTELADAVRQVHHVDVSDVPIHRDPEAAAEAQALGARAFTRDGEVFLPAAEGPLDHPVARGLLAHELTHAAQQRTFGAALPREDSDAGIALEAVAVTAERRVRGLAAPLTAESSPPRIPHTAPGTAAEAAPEPASWSAPWPAPGRPAAPTGGVQRQTGDVAAMPAPAYPPPQPAAPPLPPAAPPTAFVPVTAQPPPPSAQAPEPPPPDTPSPAPLEAELLPLRDRLVELCARRPLDLDDPNDIEELAVRVYQRIHGRLRRELLVDRERAGRLGETGPFGWAR, encoded by the coding sequence ATGCGTTGGCTGCCCCGGCGTCGCCACCGCGAGACCCGCGACGCCCGGCCCGACCTGGGCCTGCCGCCTGGCCCCGCGCCCTGGCGACGGCTGCCGCCGCTCGCCCCGACCGTCCAGCGGCCCCCGCTCACCGCGGCCGCCTCGATGGGCGTCTTCGCCGCCGAGCGCGTCCGCCCGCTGATCCACCCGCCGGAGCGCGCCCGCCGGGCGCCACGCCCCGCGGTAAGCCCCGCGGTAAGCCCCGCGGTAAGCCCCGCAGTAGGCCCCGCGGTCCGTCAGGGCACTGACGATACCGGCGGGACGGCCGTGGAGCCGCTCACCGGCCGCGTGACGGGGCTGGTCGCGGTCCGTACCGAAGCGGCCCCGCAGCCGGTGCGGCCGTCGGAGCCGCGGCCGGTCGCGCCACCCCTGGGCCGGGCCCGCACGCGTCGGCAGGAGCCGGTACCGGACCGCCCCGCGATGCCCGCGACACCGCCTGCCGCGCCACGGCTCGCCCCGCGCGTGCTGGACGCCCCCGGGCCCCGGCCGAGCCTGCTCCAGGCCACCGACGCGTACCTGGGCGACCCGCTGCCCGAACCCGCGCCGGCCGCGCCCGCCACCGCCGCAGCCCCCGCCCCCGCTCCGGACTCGGACTGGCTGCGCATGATCGAGTCCTACCGTCCGCCGTGGGCATCGGCAGCCTCCGCGCCCGTGCCGCGGGCAGGCGGGCTGCCGATACCCGAGGCCGGTGCCTCCTGGTCCAGCGAGGCGGTGGCCGCACCGCCGCCCCTGCCCGCAGCCGAAGCGCGCCCCGAGGCGCCGAGGCCGACGCGCCGGGCCTCCCTGGCCGAAAGCCGACGGCTCGGCCTCGGCACTCCCCTGCGGCGGCCCACGCCGCCCGACGCCGGGCCCGCGCAGGCGGACCCGCCCAGGCCCCCTTCACCCGAAGCTGAAGCTGAAGCGAGCACGGACGCAGACGCAGACGCAGACGCAGACAGGCCACCGCACCAGCCGCCCGCCCCGGAAGCGCCCGGGCTGGGCCTCGCCGACCCGATCGACCGGCCGCCCGTGCGCCCGTCCACCGGCGCGCCGCCCGCCCCCCGGTCGGCGCGTCGACGCACGCCGCCCGCACCGGCGGAGCCGGAACCCGTTCCCCCGGTCCCGGCCGCCGAGCCGGACGCCCCCACCGAGCCGTCTGCATCCACCGAGGCCGCCGTATGCCCGGCCGCGCCGCTCCCGGCCGTCCCCGTCTACCGCTTCGCACCCGGCACCCGCACCCGCACTTCCCCCCTCCGGTTGCGGCCCCGGCCGCAGAACGCCCGCGTCGAGCCCGGTCAGGCACCAACCACCGCGCCCCCAGGGCCCGTCCAGACACCCCCGACGGAACTCGCCGACGCCGTACGCCAGGTGCACCACGTGGACGTCTCCGATGTGCCGATCCATCGCGATCCCGAGGCGGCGGCCGAGGCGCAGGCGCTCGGCGCCCGCGCCTTCACCCGGGACGGCGAGGTCTTCCTGCCCGCCGCCGAGGGGCCGCTCGACCACCCCGTCGCCCGTGGCCTGCTCGCGCACGAACTCACCCACGCCGCCCAGCAGCGGACCTTCGGCGCGGCCCTCCCCCGTGAGGACTCCGACGCCGGCATCGCCCTGGAGGCCGTGGCGGTAACAGCCGAGCGCCGGGTCCGGGGCCTGGCCGCACCCCTGACGGCCGAGAGTTCCCCACCCCGCATCCCCCACACCGCGCCGGGCACCGCCGCGGAGGCCGCTCCCGAACCCGCATCGTGGTCCGCACCGTGGCCCGCGCCCGGGCGACCTGCCGCGCCGACGGGCGGGGTGCAGCGGCAGACCGGCGACGTGGCGGCCATGCCCGCGCCCGCGTATCCGCCGCCGCAGCCGGCAGCGCCACCCCTGCCCCCGGCCGCGCCCCCCACCGCATTCGTACCGGTCACGGCGCAGCCCCCGCCCCCGTCGGCCCAGGCGCCGGAACCGCCGCCCCCGGACACTCCGTCCCCCGCGCCCTTGGAGGCCGAACTGCTCCCGCTCCGGGACAGGCTCGTCGAGCTGTGCGCCCGGCGTCCGCTCGATCTGGACGACCCCAACGACATCGAGGAACTGGCCGTCCGGGTCTACCAGCGGATCCACGGACGGCTGCGGCGTGAGCTGCTGGTCGACCGCGAGCGCGCCGGACGGCTCGGCGAGACCGGGCCCTTCGGCTGGGCGAGATAG
- a CDS encoding phage tail protein yields the protein MSMARSLLGASEQAQNLAGPLSVGMSHRYAVLIDNVAYHFGDWSRVTGLSVSWQQVEHRVGDRGNQVWLFPGATRYEPITLSRAAGPYSRVVQHWLTQTSKNPQPQSGTIQLVDFAGIAMVQWRLSEFFPIAWSVESFDAAGGKPAIETLRLAHTGFLEDDLNSSATSPTSPMISPF from the coding sequence ATGAGCATGGCACGATCGCTGCTCGGCGCGTCCGAGCAGGCCCAGAACCTGGCCGGGCCGCTGTCGGTGGGCATGAGCCACCGGTACGCGGTACTGATCGACAACGTCGCGTACCACTTCGGCGACTGGTCCCGGGTGACCGGCCTGTCGGTGTCCTGGCAGCAGGTGGAGCACCGGGTCGGGGACCGCGGCAACCAGGTGTGGCTCTTCCCCGGCGCGACCCGGTACGAGCCGATCACGCTGAGCCGGGCGGCCGGGCCGTACTCGCGGGTGGTGCAGCACTGGCTGACGCAGACGTCCAAGAACCCGCAGCCGCAGAGCGGCACGATCCAACTGGTGGACTTCGCCGGGATCGCGATGGTCCAGTGGCGGCTCAGCGAGTTCTTCCCGATCGCCTGGTCCGTGGAGTCCTTCGACGCGGCCGGAGGCAAGCCCGCGATCGAGACGCTCCGGCTGGCCCACACCGGCTTCCTCGAAGACGACCTCAACTCCTCGGCGACGTCTCCGACTTCACCGATGATCTCCCCGTTCTGA
- a CDS encoding phage tail protein codes for MSISSFAPAGGQGGGQLGLALAPLGGTAASTAVSAARASAADSAFRYFGLSMRFTVRFSSNGGIDWLGEWSSCKGLRVDFRTEAVRIGGEYGNEVKLPVQVAYAPIVLERAMERQSSQALQAWLGKLVTTWMHSDDAGARPPEGTVDIELQDVHQNVVAGWSLRNAYPVAWSGPVMDAKQNAVAIETLTLEHEGFLPGPAAAGV; via the coding sequence GTGAGCATCTCGTCCTTCGCCCCGGCAGGCGGGCAGGGTGGCGGCCAACTCGGCCTCGCCCTCGCACCGCTCGGCGGCACGGCCGCGTCCACCGCGGTGTCGGCGGCGCGCGCGTCGGCCGCCGACTCCGCCTTCCGCTACTTCGGCCTGTCCATGCGCTTCACCGTCAGATTCTCCAGCAACGGCGGCATCGACTGGCTCGGCGAATGGTCCTCCTGCAAGGGGCTGCGGGTGGATTTCCGGACCGAAGCGGTGCGGATCGGCGGCGAATACGGCAACGAGGTGAAGCTGCCGGTGCAGGTGGCGTACGCGCCGATCGTTCTGGAGCGGGCGATGGAGCGGCAGAGTTCGCAGGCGCTGCAGGCGTGGCTGGGCAAGCTGGTCACCACCTGGATGCACTCCGACGACGCCGGCGCCCGGCCCCCGGAAGGCACGGTGGACATTGAGCTCCAGGACGTGCACCAGAACGTCGTCGCCGGGTGGAGCCTGCGCAACGCCTACCCGGTCGCGTGGAGCGGGCCGGTCATGGACGCCAAGCAGAACGCGGTGGCCATCGAGACATTGACCCTCGAACACGAGGGCTTCCTGCCGGGACCGGCCGCCGCAGGCGTGTAG